The proteins below are encoded in one region of Bdellovibrio bacteriovorus:
- a CDS encoding alpha/beta hydrolase family protein, translated as MSFMSARRYRYFAMFGVAIAGLSFLFTNCARDSFAIIEPSSKAQASEGEVIPEDPAAESVKMIPCSQTQFEFPLSTHWSNEKGDVVEGAADTLQTSEPNKVGTRRMYNYGFIPDYDHYIGTDYDPYRYQDADFRSFSNNLCQKTGVALEVRRPSSFSNWSIAKKKIVEGRGSVQMIYALRISGALLNVFLPPNWKSSAKRGTYPLVVTGSYDLKQSFTSEIPEVVSRTWAESKVPVIGVLWNGGGGLNSRTVNTKARAQFNDIVQNLADHFGADPYRIIATGTSRGGATAMAMASNPERYPYKVVGAFVSVPPADFGFLAELTGATVPFLMQAAEWTIGLLDTWKKDFRYPNLGNKMTGYTRNEAHTHILVGSKDRATMDANLSLTSPRFVNALKSSGTQVYLVIGSHDFIVGWADQYRYARILRNAGIPMELSVNYLSGHGAVDTGMDPANLSRVMKLVATRSTVSLIQTGRTTYRRNDYLQKKMVVTSGQAFTMEVPRIVTPSVEGHLIMTGLPGTQIEYDGVFSTTAQGPTSPFGLQKATLNSEGLLITKLELEAGFYRVQSVRILKPGQSKWQSLDLKQGTTSLERGTLTVEVRDVDPHPDTTAGEIADALTRTYLGAGGVSGTNGNPNLTYGIVETN; from the coding sequence TGATTCCCGAAGATCCAGCAGCGGAGTCGGTAAAAATGATTCCTTGCTCGCAAACACAGTTCGAGTTCCCTTTATCAACCCACTGGTCGAATGAAAAAGGAGACGTCGTCGAAGGTGCTGCGGATACATTGCAAACAAGTGAACCTAACAAGGTCGGCACTCGTCGTATGTACAATTATGGTTTCATCCCAGACTATGATCACTATATCGGTACGGACTACGACCCTTATCGCTATCAAGACGCTGATTTTAGGTCATTCAGTAACAATCTTTGCCAAAAGACGGGCGTCGCTTTGGAAGTGCGCCGTCCTAGTTCCTTTTCAAACTGGAGTATCGCAAAAAAGAAAATCGTCGAGGGTCGAGGTTCGGTGCAGATGATTTATGCTTTACGCATAAGTGGAGCGTTGCTGAATGTCTTCTTACCACCTAATTGGAAAAGCAGTGCAAAGCGAGGAACCTATCCACTTGTTGTTACGGGCTCCTACGACCTGAAGCAGTCCTTCACGTCTGAAATCCCTGAAGTCGTTTCCAGGACGTGGGCCGAATCCAAAGTTCCTGTCATCGGAGTTCTTTGGAACGGCGGTGGAGGATTAAACTCTCGAACGGTGAACACTAAGGCGCGAGCTCAGTTTAACGACATCGTTCAAAATTTAGCAGATCACTTTGGCGCAGATCCTTATCGCATAATTGCGACCGGAACTTCGCGTGGTGGCGCTACGGCGATGGCCATGGCCTCGAATCCAGAAAGGTACCCTTATAAAGTCGTGGGAGCGTTTGTCTCAGTTCCCCCCGCGGACTTTGGCTTTTTGGCAGAGCTGACGGGCGCAACGGTTCCCTTTCTTATGCAAGCGGCCGAATGGACGATCGGGCTTTTAGATACTTGGAAAAAAGACTTCCGCTATCCAAATCTTGGAAACAAGATGACAGGTTACACGCGCAATGAAGCTCACACACACATCCTAGTGGGGTCGAAAGATCGCGCGACGATGGATGCGAATTTAAGTTTAACGAGTCCACGCTTTGTGAATGCTTTGAAGAGTTCCGGAACGCAAGTGTATTTGGTCATTGGCTCACATGATTTCATTGTGGGGTGGGCGGATCAATATCGTTATGCACGTATTTTGCGAAATGCGGGAATTCCGATGGAGTTAAGTGTGAACTACCTTTCCGGTCACGGCGCTGTTGATACTGGAATGGATCCCGCAAACTTATCAAGAGTCATGAAACTTGTCGCCACTCGAAGCACAGTTTCGTTGATTCAAACCGGAAGAACGACTTATCGGCGTAATGATTATCTTCAAAAGAAGATGGTCGTCACTTCAGGGCAAGCCTTCACGATGGAAGTCCCAAGAATCGTCACACCAAGTGTTGAAGGCCATCTTATCATGACGGGTTTGCCGGGCACTCAGATAGAGTACGACGGTGTATTTTCAACAACGGCGCAAGGGCCCACATCTCCATTCGGTCTTCAAAAAGCCACTCTAAACTCAGAGGGACTTTTAATAACAAAGTTGGAGCTGGAAGCTGGTTTTTATAGAGTGCAGTCTGTGCGCATCTTAAAACCGGGCCAATCGAAATGGCAAAGTTTGGATTTAAAGCAAGGGACTACAAGCTTAGAACGAGGCACTCTGACTGTCGAAGTCCGCGATGTAGATCCTCATCCTGACACCACAGCCGGTGAAATTGCTGACGCTTTAACCAGAACTTATTTAGGAGCCGGTGGAGTTTCTGGCACCAACGGAAATCCAAATCTTACTTACGGCATAGTTGAAACAAACTAG
- a CDS encoding TIGR02147 family protein: protein MDLKTQELSTNDLPNSMREALQKELQRRCQVNPRYSLRAFARALEINPSHLSKILNGQIGISEDKFEHFITVLKLPNTIVQHLKRRDFFLREIEKQGQWMERVEKQVEFLSLSLDQFRVMADWYHYAILELTRLADFQSDVAWIQTRLGLSANETQEAVDRLFRLDMLVKADDGKWKDNSDHVSNGTPNGTADARRDLQKQILNLALDALDDIPVEERLQSSMTMAVSKNQIEKAKQGIVTFQRAFATLLQEESEKKDSVYKLSISFFPVTKKVDVL, encoded by the coding sequence ATGGACTTGAAGACACAGGAACTCTCTACGAACGATCTACCTAATTCCATGCGCGAGGCCTTACAAAAAGAACTGCAGCGTCGCTGTCAGGTGAACCCGCGCTATTCATTAAGAGCTTTCGCACGGGCTTTAGAAATCAACCCTTCCCATCTTTCAAAAATCTTGAATGGTCAGATCGGGATCAGTGAAGATAAATTCGAACACTTTATCACTGTCTTGAAATTGCCTAATACCATCGTTCAGCATCTTAAGCGTCGCGACTTCTTCTTGCGCGAAATTGAAAAGCAAGGCCAATGGATGGAGCGCGTAGAGAAGCAGGTTGAATTTTTAAGTTTATCGCTGGATCAATTCCGTGTGATGGCCGACTGGTATCACTATGCCATTTTAGAACTCACACGTCTGGCCGATTTTCAATCGGATGTCGCTTGGATCCAAACACGTTTAGGACTCAGTGCCAACGAGACACAAGAAGCCGTGGATCGTCTTTTTAGATTAGACATGCTTGTAAAAGCCGACGACGGCAAATGGAAAGATAACAGTGACCATGTTTCTAACGGGACTCCCAATGGCACTGCCGATGCTCGCCGTGATCTACAAAAACAGATCTTGAATCTGGCGTTAGATGCTCTTGATGACATTCCCGTTGAAGAACGTCTTCAGTCTTCAATGACGATGGCGGTAAGTAAAAATCAAATCGAAAAAGCTAAGCAAGGTATCGTCACCTTTCAAAGAGCTTTTGCCACTCTTCTTCAAGAAGAGTCAGAAAAAAAGGATTCCGTTTATAAACTTTCTATTTCGTTTTTTCCGGTAACTAAGAAGGTAGATGTTCTATGA
- a CDS encoding TIGR02147 family protein translates to MRKQFPQFLKKLLKERQSRNERYSKRAFAKHCGVSIGQLNDYLSGRRMCTEKTAKKILANLNLPDKQAEAFQSPESWEASKAHRLSSERFEIISDPIHFAFLALTTATDFVLKPDWIAEKLKISKDKVDKILHNLKSVGLIEVVDKKVVIHHEHVITTLDVPSEALRASHKKSLSRIISQLDTVPVEKRDVCSVSVCIDPKKLPLVKKRVLKFVEKTARFLEAGEKKEVYEINVQVFPWS, encoded by the coding sequence GTGAGAAAACAGTTCCCGCAGTTCCTCAAAAAACTTTTAAAGGAGCGCCAAAGCCGCAACGAGCGCTATTCTAAAAGGGCTTTTGCGAAGCACTGTGGCGTTTCTATCGGGCAACTGAACGACTATCTTTCCGGTCGAAGAATGTGCACCGAAAAAACGGCTAAAAAAATCCTGGCAAACTTAAATCTTCCTGACAAACAAGCCGAAGCCTTCCAGTCTCCGGAAAGCTGGGAAGCATCTAAAGCTCACCGTCTTTCCTCCGAACGCTTTGAGATCATATCCGACCCCATACACTTTGCTTTTCTGGCCCTGACCACAGCAACCGACTTCGTGCTGAAACCGGACTGGATTGCGGAAAAACTAAAAATCTCTAAAGATAAGGTCGATAAAATCCTGCACAACCTGAAATCCGTCGGACTGATCGAAGTTGTTGATAAAAAAGTCGTCATACATCATGAACACGTTATAACAACTTTGGATGTTCCTTCCGAAGCCCTGCGTGCTTCCCACAAAAAATCATTGAGCCGAATTATTTCTCAATTGGACACCGTGCCCGTGGAAAAACGCGATGTATGCTCGGTAAGTGTTTGTATTGATCCTAAGAAGTTACCTTTGGTGAAAAAACGAGTTTTGAAATTTGTAGAGAAAACCGCGCGTTTTCTTGAAGCCGGAGAAAAGAAAGAAGTCTATGAAATCAATGTTCAAGTCTTTCCTTGGTCGTAG